In Sparus aurata chromosome 2, fSpaAur1.1, whole genome shotgun sequence, a single genomic region encodes these proteins:
- the LOC115595886 gene encoding ras-like GTP-binding protein YPT1 isoform X1 encodes MNPEYDYLFKLLLIGDSGVGKSCLLLRFADDTYTESYISTIGVDFKIRTIDMDGKTVKLQIWDTAGQERFRTITSSYYRGAHGIIIVYDVTEQESFNNVKQWLDEIDRYACENVSRLLVGNKSDLVSKKVVDAATAQELASSLKVSFLETSAKSSDNVERAFLTMASEIHKRLASEKVGMQGEMKETSAQSAKISSAPVWLGGEKQTQEANNCC; translated from the exons ATGAATCCTGAATA TGATTACTTGTTCAAACTTCTTCTGATCGGGGACTCTGGAGTCGGAAAGTCGTGTTTGCTGCTGCGTTTTGCG GATGACACGTACACTGAGAGCTACATCTCCACTATCGGAGTTGACTTCAAGATCAGGACCATCGACATGGACGGGAAGACAGTGAAACTACAGATT TGGGACACAGCAGGTCAGGAGAGGTTTCGAACCATCACCTCCAGCTACTACAGAGGGGCTCACGGCATCATCATCGTCTACGACGTCACTGAGCAG GAGTCCTTTAACAACGTGAAGCAGTGGCTGGATGAGATAGATCGTTACGCCTGTGAAAACGTCTCCCGGCTGCTGGTGGGAAACAAGTCTGACCTCGTTAGCAAGAAAGTGGTGGACGCCGCCACAGCTCAG gaGCTGGCCTCGTCTCTTAAAGTCTCCTTCCTGGAGACGAGCGCTAAGAGCTCTGACAACGTGGAGAGGGCTTTCCTCACCATGGCCTCTGAGATCCACAAACGGCTGGCCAGTGAGAAAGTGGGGATGCAGGGCGAGATGAAGGAGACCAGTGCCCAGAGCGCCAAGATCAGCAGCGCCCCCGTGTGGTTAGGAGGGGAAAAACAGACGCAGGAGGCCAATAACTGCTGCTGA
- the LOC115595886 gene encoding ras-like GTP-binding protein YPT1 isoform X2 gives MSDYLFKLLLIGDSGVGKSCLLLRFADDTYTESYISTIGVDFKIRTIDMDGKTVKLQIWDTAGQERFRTITSSYYRGAHGIIIVYDVTEQESFNNVKQWLDEIDRYACENVSRLLVGNKSDLVSKKVVDAATAQELASSLKVSFLETSAKSSDNVERAFLTMASEIHKRLASEKVGMQGEMKETSAQSAKISSAPVWLGGEKQTQEANNCC, from the exons ATGAG TGATTACTTGTTCAAACTTCTTCTGATCGGGGACTCTGGAGTCGGAAAGTCGTGTTTGCTGCTGCGTTTTGCG GATGACACGTACACTGAGAGCTACATCTCCACTATCGGAGTTGACTTCAAGATCAGGACCATCGACATGGACGGGAAGACAGTGAAACTACAGATT TGGGACACAGCAGGTCAGGAGAGGTTTCGAACCATCACCTCCAGCTACTACAGAGGGGCTCACGGCATCATCATCGTCTACGACGTCACTGAGCAG GAGTCCTTTAACAACGTGAAGCAGTGGCTGGATGAGATAGATCGTTACGCCTGTGAAAACGTCTCCCGGCTGCTGGTGGGAAACAAGTCTGACCTCGTTAGCAAGAAAGTGGTGGACGCCGCCACAGCTCAG gaGCTGGCCTCGTCTCTTAAAGTCTCCTTCCTGGAGACGAGCGCTAAGAGCTCTGACAACGTGGAGAGGGCTTTCCTCACCATGGCCTCTGAGATCCACAAACGGCTGGCCAGTGAGAAAGTGGGGATGCAGGGCGAGATGAAGGAGACCAGTGCCCAGAGCGCCAAGATCAGCAGCGCCCCCGTGTGGTTAGGAGGGGAAAAACAGACGCAGGAGGCCAATAACTGCTGCTGA